The following are encoded in a window of Pseudomonadota bacterium genomic DNA:
- a CDS encoding penicillin-binding protein 1A gives MRFSTVLSKLLLVCLGLGVVGILVTTFAFVTTYPQLPPVNKLTDYQPKLPLRIYSREGILIGEFGEELREFIGIDSVPQSLKDAIIASEDEHFWEHHGIDFLGIGRAALANLSAGGARQGASTITMQVARNFFLSSEKTFARKFNEALLAIKIERNLTKNQILELYINQIYLGRRAFGFAAASKVYFGKPLSQASLAEISMLAGLPKAPSKYNPLVNLKRAKQRQAYVLKRMSSLGFVSDRELEEAKVARLELSSVRVNPSRHSEFFVEMVRQALTEQYGKEAYTRGLNVHTTLSVEHQEAGFRALKNGLEAHDQREGYRGPIATIDIRARVNDDTLEEVLDDLERFEDLNPAVVVDITSSTIKAYTKDVGFVTLSDKGTQFGSLDLLVGSESVSPLKKGDLIYIRKNNNGFWLLSQLPLAEGAVVSIDSDTGAIYALVGGYNFYRNEFNHVTQARRQPGSSFKPFIYSAALERGFTPGTIIDDAPLQIDGWAPQNVDEEFAGPISLRDALAKSKNLVAIRILQAITPNYARNFLSRFGFNPKHHPPNLTMALGAGSTTPLEMARGYAVFANGGYLVEPHFITRIEDIEGNLLFKPKSRQTKTTSDPMIDARNVFTMNSLLQGVIQNGTGMRAQYLGRKDLAGKTGTTNDNIDAWFAGFQRRIVAITWVGKDQPESLGYNETGSKVALPIWIDYMKVALKRIPQEEPPTPPGGIRSVLINPTTGLPTDKDGVLEYFYDENAPSEDSVIFF, from the coding sequence ATGCGCTTCAGTACCGTACTCTCTAAACTTTTACTAGTTTGCCTCGGCCTTGGGGTTGTAGGCATTCTTGTTACGACCTTTGCTTTCGTCACCACCTACCCTCAGTTACCTCCTGTAAATAAGCTGACCGATTACCAACCCAAACTACCGCTACGAATTTATAGTCGAGAGGGAATCTTGATCGGCGAATTCGGAGAAGAGCTTCGCGAGTTTATTGGTATCGACTCAGTCCCTCAGTCCCTAAAAGACGCCATCATTGCATCGGAAGATGAACACTTTTGGGAGCATCATGGCATTGACTTCTTGGGAATTGGCAGAGCTGCGTTAGCGAATCTCTCGGCAGGCGGCGCGCGACAAGGTGCTAGCACGATCACCATGCAGGTAGCACGCAATTTCTTTCTTTCGTCAGAGAAAACATTCGCTCGAAAATTCAACGAGGCCCTGTTAGCTATAAAAATTGAGCGCAATCTTACAAAGAACCAAATCCTTGAACTCTATATCAACCAAATTTACCTAGGACGACGGGCCTTCGGATTTGCCGCTGCTTCTAAAGTTTACTTCGGGAAACCCCTGTCACAAGCTTCATTGGCAGAAATATCTATGCTAGCAGGGCTGCCTAAAGCACCCTCAAAATATAACCCCTTGGTAAACCTCAAACGCGCCAAACAAAGACAAGCATATGTACTCAAGCGCATGTCTAGCTTAGGTTTCGTTTCAGATCGAGAGCTTGAAGAAGCGAAAGTTGCAAGACTTGAGCTCTCTTCTGTACGTGTAAACCCCAGCAGACACTCTGAATTTTTCGTTGAAATGGTTCGACAGGCATTAACTGAACAATACGGCAAAGAAGCCTACACGCGGGGATTAAACGTACACACCACACTTTCAGTCGAACATCAAGAAGCCGGCTTTCGAGCATTGAAAAATGGATTAGAGGCGCACGACCAAAGAGAAGGGTATCGTGGGCCAATAGCAACAATTGATATCCGAGCAAGAGTAAATGATGACACGCTTGAAGAGGTCCTAGATGACCTCGAAAGGTTTGAAGACCTAAATCCTGCAGTTGTCGTTGATATCACGTCATCTACGATTAAAGCGTATACGAAAGATGTTGGTTTCGTCACCTTAAGTGATAAAGGAACACAATTCGGCTCATTGGACCTCTTAGTCGGATCTGAGTCAGTTTCGCCATTAAAAAAGGGTGATCTGATTTATATACGTAAAAATAATAATGGGTTCTGGCTTCTGAGCCAACTACCCCTTGCCGAAGGTGCGGTTGTTTCAATTGATTCCGACACTGGGGCGATTTATGCTCTAGTAGGTGGATACAACTTCTATCGAAATGAGTTTAATCATGTAACACAAGCCAGGAGACAGCCAGGGTCTAGCTTTAAGCCTTTTATTTATTCCGCGGCCTTAGAACGAGGATTCACTCCAGGCACTATAATTGACGATGCTCCCCTTCAAATTGATGGTTGGGCCCCACAAAATGTCGATGAAGAATTCGCTGGCCCAATTAGCCTTCGTGACGCGTTAGCCAAATCTAAGAACTTAGTAGCCATTCGTATACTGCAGGCCATAACGCCAAACTACGCTCGTAACTTTTTAAGTCGATTCGGATTCAACCCGAAACACCATCCGCCCAACTTGACTATGGCATTAGGGGCCGGCTCAACCACCCCACTTGAAATGGCTCGAGGTTATGCCGTTTTTGCCAATGGTGGTTATTTAGTGGAACCTCACTTTATTACGCGCATCGAGGACATCGAAGGCAATCTATTATTCAAACCAAAATCAAGACAAACAAAAACAACATCAGATCCAATGATCGATGCACGGAATGTCTTTACGATGAATTCTCTTTTGCAGGGTGTTATTCAGAATGGGACAGGCATGCGCGCACAATACTTGGGGCGAAAAGATTTAGCAGGGAAAACTGGTACTACAAATGACAACATCGATGCTTGGTTCGCGGGTTTTCAACGTCGTATCGTTGCCATTACTTGGGTCGGAAAGGACCAACCTGAATCACTTGGCTATAATGAGACTGGCTCAAAAGTTGCATTGCCGATCTGGATTGATTACATGAAAGTGGCGCTCAAAAGAATTCCACAAGAGGAGCCTCCTACTCCACCTGGAGGCATTCGATCGGTACTGATTAATCCGACTACAGGATTACCCACTGACAAAGATGGGGTGCTGGAATATTTTTACGATGAGAATGCTCCGAGTGAGGATTCGGTAATCTTCTTCTAG
- a CDS encoding rubredoxin has product MSQENNNAFKTYMCLICGFIYDEEAGCPDEGLAPGTRWEDIPVNWVCPECDARKEDFELVEI; this is encoded by the coding sequence ATGAGTCAAGAAAATAACAACGCTTTTAAGACCTACATGTGCTTAATCTGTGGCTTTATTTACGATGAAGAAGCCGGCTGCCCTGATGAAGGTCTCGCGCCAGGGACCCGCTGGGAAGATATTCCCGTAAACTGGGTTTGCCCAGAGTGCGATGCACGAAAAGAAGACTTTGAACTGGTTGAAATTTAA
- the aroB gene encoding 3-dehydroquinate synthase — MKNRQINVGLGSRAYPIFVGRDSFRNKDLMNACGFRSRRYVVITNDVVGPLYFERVAQFFSSGGAAVERIIIPDGERFKTQETLTSIYDQLIEKRVDRSTTIVALGGGVVGDVAGFAAATYHRGVPLVQIPTTLLAQVDSSVGGKTAINHPAGKNLIGSFYQPQAVLIDLEMLNSLPEREFQAGLAEVVKYGAIMDEAFFVWLEENVTLLMKRDFDTLGYAVERCCASKAKIVEDDETESGSRALLNFGHTFGHAIEAGLGYGTWLHGEAVAVGMLLASRLSVLMGSLAQSDLDRIRQLLSGIGLPIDAPDLSRDRYLELMGYDKKVFDGKLRLILLKSLGEAYVTGDFPKELLVEVLDGVGR, encoded by the coding sequence ATGAAAAATAGGCAGATCAATGTAGGGCTCGGAAGCCGAGCGTACCCGATTTTTGTTGGACGAGATTCTTTTCGAAATAAAGACTTGATGAACGCTTGCGGATTTCGCAGTCGACGTTATGTTGTGATAACGAACGATGTGGTGGGGCCTCTTTACTTTGAGCGTGTCGCCCAATTTTTTTCTAGTGGGGGTGCTGCAGTTGAGCGGATTATAATTCCAGACGGAGAAAGATTTAAGACGCAAGAGACGCTTACCTCGATCTATGATCAGTTGATAGAGAAACGGGTCGATCGGTCGACCACGATTGTCGCTCTAGGCGGTGGTGTTGTGGGAGATGTGGCTGGGTTTGCCGCTGCGACGTATCATCGGGGAGTGCCTTTGGTGCAAATTCCCACGACATTATTGGCGCAGGTTGATTCTTCCGTAGGTGGTAAGACCGCAATTAATCATCCAGCCGGAAAAAACTTGATTGGTTCTTTTTATCAGCCTCAAGCTGTCTTAATTGATTTAGAGATGCTGAATAGTTTGCCTGAGCGAGAATTCCAGGCGGGCTTAGCCGAAGTGGTTAAGTATGGGGCGATTATGGATGAAGCCTTTTTTGTTTGGCTCGAAGAAAATGTGACGCTACTTATGAAGCGAGACTTCGATACGTTGGGTTATGCGGTAGAGAGGTGTTGTGCGAGTAAGGCGAAGATTGTTGAGGATGACGAGACCGAGTCAGGATCAAGAGCATTATTGAATTTTGGCCATACTTTTGGTCATGCGATTGAGGCTGGCCTCGGTTATGGTACATGGCTGCATGGGGAAGCTGTTGCAGTCGGTATGTTACTTGCGTCGCGATTGTCGGTGTTAATGGGATCTTTGGCGCAGTCGGATTTGGATCGTATACGGCAGTTGTTAAGCGGCATTGGACTGCCGATCGATGCGCCAGATCTAAGTCGAGATCGTTACTTAGAATTGATGGGGTATGACAAGAAGGTGTTCGACGGCAAATTACGTTTGATTTTATTGAAAAGTTTGGGCGAGGCTTACGTTACTGGAGACTTCCCCAAGGAGCTGCTTGTTGAAGTGCTCGATGGGGTGGGGCGCTAA
- the gloA gene encoding lactoylglutathione lyase has protein sequence MRMLHTMIRVGDLDRSIQFYTEVLGMNLIRRVDYPGGRFTNAFVGYGPESETAVLELTHNWDTTSYDLGNAYGHVALGVPNAYEACDKVKARGGRVTREAGPMKHGATVIAFIEDPDGYKIELIERE, from the coding sequence ATGAGAATGCTCCACACCATGATTAGGGTTGGCGATCTGGATCGTTCCATACAGTTTTACACTGAGGTGCTTGGAATGAATTTGATTCGCCGAGTGGATTATCCGGGCGGACGATTCACAAATGCATTCGTTGGTTACGGCCCCGAATCGGAGACTGCAGTTCTAGAACTCACGCACAATTGGGATACCACGTCTTATGATTTGGGAAATGCATATGGTCATGTTGCGCTAGGCGTGCCCAATGCCTACGAAGCTTGTGACAAAGTGAAGGCGCGGGGTGGTCGAGTAACGCGCGAGGCTGGACCAATGAAACACGGGGCCACTGTGATTGCGTTTATAGAAGATCCGGATGGCTACAAAATTGAATTGATTGAGCGAGAGTAA
- a CDS encoding shikimate kinase: MGKINDHAQPTEVPLSSFKGNIYLVGMMGAGKTSVGRLLAKRARKSFFDSDQVIEERTGVSIARIFHHEGEEGFRAREQAVIADLTALDNIVLATGGGAILSDDNRKSLGSTGFVVYLKAQVEDLWKRTQADKNRPLLDTENPLERLKDFFQVRDPIYTALADLVVETGDPNLQTFLNRLELELINARAQ; this comes from the coding sequence ATGGGAAAAATTAATGATCATGCCCAGCCAACAGAAGTGCCATTGAGTTCGTTTAAAGGCAATATTTACCTTGTAGGCATGATGGGCGCTGGAAAAACATCCGTAGGACGGCTGCTTGCAAAGCGTGCCCGAAAAAGTTTTTTTGATTCGGACCAGGTGATAGAAGAACGAACAGGAGTGTCCATTGCCCGGATTTTTCATCATGAGGGTGAGGAGGGCTTTCGGGCGCGGGAGCAAGCCGTGATAGCAGACCTTACGGCTTTGGATAATATCGTATTGGCTACGGGTGGTGGTGCCATTCTTTCAGACGATAATCGAAAGTCACTGGGCTCGACTGGATTCGTTGTTTACCTGAAGGCCCAGGTTGAGGATTTATGGAAGAGAACGCAAGCAGATAAAAATCGACCGCTCTTGGATACAGAGAATCCTTTGGAAAGACTTAAAGATTTTTTCCAAGTCAGAGATCCGATTTATACTGCCTTAGCGGATTTGGTGGTTGAAACTGGTGATCCAAACCTTCAGACATTTTTAAATAGACTGGAGCTCGAACTCATCAACGCTCGGGCGCAATGA
- the yihA gene encoding ribosome biogenesis GTP-binding protein YihA/YsxC, translated as MSLVVQNAQYWKSFEKYHQIPDDDCGEVVFAGRSNAGKSSAINVITNQKKLAHTSKLPGRTRLLNFFKVTEDRFIVDLPGYGYARVSEDMRNAWARELTTYLSKRHQIRGLFAVMDIRHAPTLLDEQLVEWFSMTGKPIHVLLTKSDKLIRAEVQKKLREVSDILVGQYAQVTVQVFSSLSKAGLDEARAKLIQWLS; from the coding sequence ATGTCTTTAGTTGTTCAAAATGCTCAGTACTGGAAGTCTTTCGAGAAATATCATCAAATTCCTGATGATGATTGTGGCGAGGTGGTTTTTGCTGGTCGCTCGAATGCTGGTAAGTCAAGTGCGATTAACGTAATCACGAATCAAAAAAAACTGGCTCATACGAGTAAGTTGCCGGGCCGAACGCGACTGCTGAATTTCTTTAAGGTAACCGAGGATCGATTTATTGTTGATTTGCCGGGATATGGGTATGCAAGAGTCTCGGAGGACATGAGGAATGCTTGGGCACGGGAGCTCACCACTTATCTTTCGAAAAGGCACCAGATTCGAGGGTTGTTTGCAGTGATGGACATTCGCCATGCGCCAACATTGCTTGATGAGCAGCTGGTCGAGTGGTTTTCTATGACGGGCAAGCCGATTCACGTATTGCTGACCAAATCTGACAAGCTTATTCGGGCTGAGGTCCAGAAAAAGTTACGAGAGGTATCCGATATACTTGTCGGTCAATATGCGCAAGTTACTGTCCAAGTTTTTTCAAGCCTGAGTAAAGCCGGTTTGGATGAAGCTAGAGCGAAACTGATTCAGTGGTTAAGTTAG
- the thiE gene encoding thiamine phosphate synthase, translated as MMKNEVMDIFKSGIYAITPDIDDLGRLTSLVEQALSGGIRLFQYRNKVSTRDQRRLVAQRLNDIIESSGGSLIINDDPHLANEVSARGVHIGREDAALEVARGILGPKKIIGVSCYDNLEIALEMQERGADYLAFGAFFPSLSKSSATPVSLDILGLVRTYGIKIPVVAIGGVNLNNAEELLIEGTSALAVINGLFGADDVESRAREWISFINIKRIQIRSKG; from the coding sequence ATGATGAAGAACGAAGTCATGGATATATTTAAGTCAGGAATCTACGCGATTACGCCTGATATCGATGATTTAGGCCGATTAACTTCTTTAGTAGAGCAAGCGCTGAGTGGAGGTATTCGGCTGTTTCAATATCGGAATAAGGTCAGCACGCGGGATCAGCGGCGTCTTGTTGCGCAGAGGCTAAACGATATTATTGAATCATCGGGCGGCTCTCTGATCATTAATGATGATCCTCATTTAGCAAACGAGGTTAGCGCTCGAGGTGTGCATATTGGCAGGGAAGATGCGGCTCTTGAGGTCGCGAGAGGTATTCTTGGCCCTAAAAAGATAATCGGAGTGTCGTGTTACGATAATTTGGAGATAGCACTTGAGATGCAAGAAAGAGGTGCTGATTATCTCGCTTTTGGGGCGTTTTTTCCTTCATTGTCGAAGTCATCAGCGACGCCTGTTTCGCTTGATATTCTTGGGTTGGTCAGGACGTATGGAATTAAAATACCCGTTGTTGCTATCGGTGGAGTCAACCTCAATAACGCTGAAGAGTTATTGATAGAAGGGACCTCCGCCTTGGCTGTTATTAATGGTTTATTCGGAGCAGATGATGTGGAGTCTCGAGCGCGAGAATGGATAAGCTTTATCAATATAAAACGGATTCAAATTAGGTCAAAAGGGTAG
- the hemB gene encoding porphobilinogen synthase produces the protein MRRNRRDDFSRRLIRENRLTVDDLIYPAFVFDGENKTQTIQSMPGVLRYTPDLLLNVAEQCVSMGIPAIALFPVIDQELKTPLAEEAYSDQGLIPRVVTLLKRNFPELGVITDVALDPYTSHGQDGLVNEAGYVLNDETVEVLIQQALSHAAAGVDVLAPSDMMDGRIGAIRQALDENGFDRVRILAYAAKFASSFYGPFRDAVGSSNNLGKSNKETYQIDPANSDEALWEVGLDLQEGADMVMVKPGLPYLDVITRVKQQFSVPTFAYQVSGEYAMLKAAFANGWLDETSCMMEALLSFKRAGADGVLTYFALDAAKVLLGTK, from the coding sequence ATGAGACGAAATAGAAGGGATGATTTTTCGCGAAGGCTTATTCGTGAGAATCGTTTAACTGTTGATGATCTTATTTATCCCGCATTTGTATTTGATGGCGAAAATAAAACGCAGACGATTCAGTCTATGCCGGGAGTCTTGCGTTATACCCCGGATCTGCTATTAAACGTTGCGGAGCAATGTGTTTCTATGGGCATACCTGCAATTGCACTGTTTCCCGTGATTGATCAGGAGCTTAAAACGCCACTAGCCGAGGAGGCTTATTCTGATCAAGGATTGATACCTAGAGTGGTCACCTTGCTTAAGCGTAATTTCCCGGAATTGGGCGTGATTACTGATGTGGCGCTTGATCCATACACGAGCCATGGCCAAGATGGTTTGGTCAATGAGGCGGGTTACGTGCTTAATGATGAAACTGTTGAGGTTCTGATCCAGCAAGCGCTAAGTCATGCCGCTGCCGGGGTTGATGTTTTAGCGCCCTCAGACATGATGGATGGCCGCATCGGTGCTATTCGGCAGGCACTTGATGAAAATGGATTTGATCGAGTACGCATATTAGCTTATGCGGCGAAATTTGCTTCGAGTTTTTATGGGCCATTTAGGGACGCGGTCGGCTCATCGAACAATTTAGGTAAAAGTAATAAGGAAACATATCAAATAGACCCTGCTAATTCCGATGAGGCCCTCTGGGAGGTTGGTCTGGATCTTCAGGAAGGTGCCGATATGGTAATGGTTAAACCTGGTTTGCCGTACTTAGACGTTATCACTCGAGTCAAACAACAATTTAGTGTCCCTACCTTTGCGTATCAAGTGAGTGGTGAGTACGCCATGCTTAAGGCGGCTTTTGCTAATGGATGGCTGGACGAGACGTCCTGCATGATGGAGGCCTTGTTGTCATTCAAACGGGCGGGTGCGGATGGCGTATTAACTTATTTTGCACTGGACGCGGCAAAGGTTCTTTTGGGTACCAAGTAG
- the hemL gene encoding glutamate-1-semialdehyde 2,1-aminomutase — protein sequence MSSSNLVSFERAKEVIPGGVNSPVRAFGSVGGTPKTIVKGEGSRIFDAEGNVYIDYVGSWGPMIAGHAHPSIVRAVKEAAEKGLSFGAPTLGEVTLAERLIEALPSMEQVRLVSSGTEATMSAVRLARGYTEKPKIIKFEGCYHGHSDSLLVKAGSGALTFGQPSSAGVPPELVSQTVVLDYNKTSTLEETFNRVGHEVAAVIIEPIAGNMNLVVGDVRFLERIRELCTQYGALLIFDEVMTGFRVGPKGAQGLYGINPDITTLGKVIGGGLPMGAFGGRREVMQMLAPTGPVYQAGTLSGNPVSVAAGLATLDLISQEGFFESLEAKTRQLVLGIAERARSAAIPFCAAHVGGMFGMYFTDQVPQTFDAVMGCDRERFNRFFHAMLDRGVNLAPSAFEAGFVSSAHTDQDIQTTLDIAEEAFKVC from the coding sequence ATGTCGTCGAGTAACTTGGTGTCATTTGAGCGTGCGAAAGAAGTAATCCCAGGGGGAGTAAATTCTCCGGTTCGAGCATTTGGGTCTGTTGGGGGTACGCCTAAAACGATTGTAAAAGGTGAAGGCAGTAGGATATTTGATGCTGAGGGGAACGTGTATATTGACTATGTTGGATCGTGGGGTCCGATGATCGCCGGGCACGCGCATCCTTCGATTGTGCGTGCGGTAAAAGAGGCGGCAGAAAAAGGACTTAGTTTTGGTGCTCCAACATTGGGAGAAGTAACCCTAGCGGAGCGCCTTATCGAGGCGCTTCCTTCAATGGAGCAAGTGCGGTTGGTAAGCTCTGGTACAGAAGCGACGATGAGCGCGGTAAGACTGGCTCGCGGCTACACCGAAAAACCTAAGATCATAAAGTTTGAGGGGTGTTACCACGGTCATTCAGATTCGTTGCTGGTTAAAGCAGGTTCCGGAGCTTTGACGTTTGGTCAGCCGAGTTCGGCCGGGGTTCCGCCAGAGTTGGTATCGCAAACAGTTGTTCTCGATTACAACAAGACGAGTACGCTTGAGGAAACATTTAATCGGGTAGGTCATGAGGTTGCTGCAGTGATTATTGAACCAATCGCAGGCAATATGAACCTTGTGGTGGGGGACGTACGGTTTTTAGAGCGAATTCGTGAGCTATGTACCCAATATGGAGCTTTGTTGATTTTTGATGAGGTCATGACTGGCTTCAGAGTGGGTCCAAAAGGGGCTCAGGGACTATATGGAATCAACCCCGACATCACTACTCTGGGCAAGGTGATCGGCGGTGGCTTGCCGATGGGAGCCTTTGGTGGTCGGAGAGAGGTGATGCAAATGTTAGCGCCAACTGGACCGGTATATCAGGCTGGCACATTATCGGGTAATCCCGTTTCGGTAGCCGCGGGATTGGCAACGTTAGACTTAATAAGCCAAGAGGGGTTTTTTGAATCGCTTGAAGCAAAGACGCGTCAGTTAGTCCTTGGAATAGCGGAGCGCGCGAGGTCAGCCGCCATTCCATTTTGTGCTGCTCATGTTGGTGGTATGTTTGGTATGTATTTTACTGATCAAGTGCCACAGACCTTTGACGCCGTGATGGGTTGTGATCGAGAACGATTTAATCGTTTTTTTCATGCCATGCTGGATCGGGGTGTTAACTTAGCGCCATCAGCATTTGAAGCTGGGTTTGTGTCTTCTGCGCATACCGATCAAGATATCCAAACAACGCTTGATATCGCCGAGGAAGCCTTTAAAGTGTGCTGA
- a CDS encoding deoxyguanosinetriphosphate triphosphohydrolase: MSAEVFASYAVPMDVTSGRQFDEEKAFGRTEFQRDRDRIIHSTAFRRLEYKTQVFVNHEGDHFRTRLTHSLEVAQIARSIANNLRLNVDLVEAIALAHDLGHTPFGHSGQDALNESMSAYGGFEHNLQSLRVVDRLEHRYAQFDGLNLCFETREGILKHCSLKNAKDLGEIGMRFMEKRRPSLEAQLANMADGLAYNNHDIDDGLRSGLLDLQHMSGLPVFGEHLHAVAREYSSIDVERKASEAIRRTVNSFVIDLTQESARLIQEANPPSLEGVRSLPALICFSEGMELKHREVQQYLHQHMYRHYKVQRMADKAKRVVQGLFKAFNEDVGLLPPSYQIRAKTDAPRAIADYIAGMTDRYAMKEYRQLFHVDPF; this comes from the coding sequence ATGTCGGCTGAAGTATTTGCCAGCTATGCGGTACCCATGGATGTCACTTCGGGCCGCCAATTTGATGAAGAGAAAGCCTTCGGCCGCACTGAATTTCAACGAGACCGAGATCGAATTATTCATTCCACGGCCTTTCGCAGGCTTGAGTACAAGACCCAGGTGTTTGTGAATCATGAGGGAGATCATTTTAGAACCCGACTGACACATAGTTTAGAGGTCGCCCAGATCGCACGATCCATTGCAAATAATCTGAGATTAAATGTTGACCTCGTCGAGGCAATTGCGTTAGCTCATGATTTGGGCCATACGCCATTCGGCCACAGCGGTCAGGACGCACTAAATGAAAGTATGAGTGCATATGGTGGGTTTGAGCATAATCTTCAGTCTTTAAGGGTCGTGGATCGCTTAGAACACAGGTACGCTCAGTTTGATGGTTTAAATCTGTGTTTTGAGACGAGAGAAGGGATTTTGAAGCATTGTTCATTAAAAAATGCCAAAGATCTTGGAGAGATTGGAATGCGGTTTATGGAGAAGCGTCGCCCCTCATTGGAGGCTCAGTTGGCAAATATGGCGGATGGCCTTGCTTACAACAATCACGACATTGACGATGGGTTACGATCCGGTTTGCTTGACCTCCAGCATATGAGTGGGCTTCCGGTTTTTGGGGAACATTTGCATGCTGTTGCGCGGGAGTACTCGAGTATCGATGTTGAGCGCAAGGCGAGCGAGGCTATTCGACGCACGGTGAACAGTTTTGTTATTGATCTCACGCAAGAGAGCGCGCGTCTAATTCAAGAAGCTAATCCGCCTTCTTTGGAAGGGGTTCGTTCGTTACCTGCTCTGATTTGCTTCAGTGAGGGAATGGAGCTCAAGCATCGAGAGGTGCAGCAGTATTTGCATCAGCATATGTATCGTCACTACAAAGTTCAACGAATGGCTGATAAAGCTAAGCGGGTGGTTCAGGGTTTATTTAAGGCTTTTAACGAGGATGTAGGGCTTCTGCCACCCAGCTATCAAATTCGGGCCAAAACCGATGCTCCGAGAGCTATTGCTGACTACATTGCTGGTATGACGGATCGATATGCGATGAAGGAATATCGACAGTTGTTCCACGTGGATCCCTTCTAA
- a CDS encoding hydroxymethylpyrimidine/phosphomethylpyrimidine kinase, translated as MTRRKPVVLFFSGSDPTSGAGLQADVLTVAQLDCHPLTVITSITIQNTRDVLAVFPVGSDLIRDQVRTLLLDIEVDAFKIGMIPNADVLQEIIAALKQFPDKPIIFDPVLSAGGGYQFVSSHLAQQVIKELLPRSLIVTPNTKELEVLVGAVDASLEQASNDERALRLVKAGAKFVLVTGAHADSRDVENRLYDESGFVDSWTWPRLAGEYHGSGCTLASAISGYLANGSSVIDAVFKAQQFTWNSLESGYRIGGGQLIPNRNKGK; from the coding sequence ATGACTAGACGTAAGCCTGTGGTGTTGTTTTTCTCAGGATCTGATCCAACGAGTGGGGCAGGACTGCAGGCGGATGTACTTACTGTGGCTCAGCTTGATTGTCATCCTCTTACCGTTATCACCTCCATTACAATTCAGAATACGCGAGACGTATTGGCAGTCTTTCCAGTTGGTTCTGATTTGATTCGGGACCAGGTTCGCACTTTGTTGCTCGATATCGAGGTGGATGCTTTCAAGATTGGGATGATTCCAAATGCCGACGTGCTACAAGAAATTATTGCGGCATTGAAACAATTCCCGGACAAGCCAATAATCTTCGATCCAGTATTGAGTGCGGGGGGAGGGTATCAATTTGTTTCGAGTCATTTGGCTCAGCAAGTAATCAAGGAGTTATTGCCACGCTCGTTGATTGTCACCCCGAACACTAAAGAGCTCGAGGTGTTGGTGGGCGCTGTGGACGCAAGCTTAGAACAGGCATCAAATGACGAGCGCGCTTTGCGACTGGTCAAGGCTGGTGCAAAGTTTGTGCTGGTAACGGGCGCTCATGCGGATAGTAGAGACGTCGAAAATAGGTTGTATGATGAATCGGGATTCGTTGACTCATGGACTTGGCCCCGACTTGCCGGAGAGTATCATGGATCTGGATGTACTTTGGCATCCGCGATTTCAGGATACCTCGCTAACGGCTCAAGCGTCATTGATGCGGTTTTTAAGGCGCAGCAGTTCACCTGGAATAGTCTGGAGAGCGGTTATCGGATCGGGGGCGGCCAACTGATTCCAAATCGTAACAAAGGCAAATGA